A single region of the Halorussus gelatinilyticus genome encodes:
- the larC gene encoding nickel pincer cofactor biosynthesis protein LarC has translation MKTLAFDGRMGASGDMILAALLAAGADRDALAPVEAALPVRYEVGETDKNGIASTTVSVLLDDEGSPETDGSRDRDGDDGHSHADHGDGDHGHDRSHDDHAHDSHDSHDHSHDDQHGHHDHGHDHPHRHDSHDHHAEGSGPLRTYPEVVEIVESMDLPEGVEADARSIFELLGEAEASVHGTDLESTHFHEVGADDAIADVVGAALLADDLSPERVVTTPLATGGGEVEMSHGTYPVPTPAVVEIAERADWSLRGGPVEAELLTPTGAAILAHYAEGVESLPSLRIEDSGYGAGGYDFPDHPNVLRAMVGESEARSASNAGSLVRDDVAVLETNLDDAPPEILGGLQESLAEVGARDVSVVPLTMKKSRPGHLVKVICKPEDAEAVARRLAEETGTLGVRQAGATHRWIANREFEEVAVELDGERYEVAVKLASDDAGEVYDVSAEYDDCAAIARGAGVPVREVMRRAERAARDE, from the coding sequence ATGAAGACGCTCGCATTCGACGGTCGGATGGGCGCGAGTGGCGACATGATACTCGCGGCCCTGCTCGCGGCAGGGGCGGACCGCGACGCGCTCGCGCCGGTCGAAGCGGCCTTGCCGGTACGCTACGAGGTCGGTGAGACCGACAAGAACGGCATCGCCTCGACCACGGTGTCGGTGCTGCTGGACGACGAGGGGAGTCCGGAGACCGACGGGAGTCGGGACCGCGACGGAGACGACGGCCACTCGCACGCAGACCACGGCGACGGTGACCACGGTCATGACCGTTCTCACGACGACCACGCCCACGATTCTCACGACAGCCACGACCATTCCCACGACGACCAGCACGGCCACCACGACCACGGTCACGACCACCCGCACCGTCACGATTCCCACGACCACCACGCCGAAGGCTCCGGCCCGCTCCGGACCTACCCCGAGGTGGTCGAAATCGTCGAGTCGATGGACCTCCCGGAAGGCGTCGAAGCCGACGCCCGCTCCATCTTCGAACTCCTCGGCGAGGCCGAGGCGAGCGTCCACGGAACCGACCTGGAATCGACACACTTCCACGAGGTCGGCGCGGACGACGCCATCGCCGACGTGGTGGGCGCGGCGCTCCTCGCGGACGACCTGTCTCCGGAGCGCGTCGTGACAACGCCGCTGGCGACGGGCGGCGGCGAGGTCGAGATGAGCCACGGCACGTATCCGGTGCCGACGCCCGCGGTGGTCGAAATCGCCGAACGCGCCGACTGGTCGCTCCGGGGCGGCCCCGTCGAGGCCGAACTGCTAACGCCGACCGGCGCGGCGATTCTGGCTCACTACGCCGAGGGCGTCGAGTCCCTGCCGTCGCTCCGAATCGAGGACTCGGGCTACGGCGCGGGCGGGTACGACTTCCCCGACCACCCGAACGTCCTCCGGGCGATGGTCGGCGAGAGCGAGGCGCGAAGCGCCTCGAACGCTGGGAGCCTCGTCCGCGACGACGTGGCCGTCCTCGAAACGAATCTGGACGACGCGCCGCCCGAGATTCTGGGCGGATTGCAGGAGTCGCTGGCCGAGGTCGGTGCGCGCGACGTCTCCGTCGTCCCGCTGACGATGAAGAAGTCACGGCCGGGCCACCTCGTGAAGGTCATCTGCAAGCCCGAGGACGCCGAGGCCGTCGCGCGCCGACTCGCCGAGGAGACCGGCACGCTCGGGGTTCGGCAGGCGGGCGCGACCCACCGCTGGATAGCCAATCGGGAGTTCGAGGAGGTCGCCGTCGAACTGGACGGCGAACGCTACGAGGTCGCGGTCAAACTCGCCAGCGACGACGCGGGCGAGGTCTACGACGTGAGCGCGGAGTACGACGACTGCGCTGCCATCGCGCGCGGAGCAGGCGTCCCAGTCCGCGAGGTGATGCGCCGCGCGGAACGCGCGGCGCGCGACGAATAG
- a CDS encoding DUF7827 domain-containing protein, giving the protein MKVRYRPLILAALVLVSTTAPVLGASPDAEFGQSVVETATGETAEIPVTFSDTDAATVRIGSEAVNYIATVTLRDGNGDGKVVLRYDTAKAGSGGAFAVAADADSVSVSNETDLGEQNGLDPGNYKLAVAPGNASLDEKSDVATLSLSGSETTDPDAGTETTASSQYAGHVADIDNGVVVAPAVNQTITGQLDLDPGTEILVTAKGTKGVQFLKTQRTTVTEDGRFRASFDFSGLPSEGQNETEFQIEIRANDEVQREATGVVRSPPTAETTKQAVRDETTTVTTTQDGSIPGFSLVTGLLALVGVALVAARRAA; this is encoded by the coding sequence ATGAAAGTGCGATACCGCCCCCTGATACTCGCGGCTCTCGTCCTCGTATCGACTACTGCACCGGTCCTCGGCGCGTCGCCGGACGCGGAGTTCGGCCAGAGCGTCGTCGAGACGGCCACCGGCGAGACCGCCGAAATCCCCGTTACCTTCTCGGACACAGACGCGGCGACCGTCCGAATCGGCTCCGAAGCCGTCAACTACATCGCGACCGTCACGCTTCGGGACGGAAACGGCGACGGGAAGGTCGTCCTCCGGTACGACACCGCGAAGGCGGGTAGCGGCGGCGCGTTCGCCGTCGCCGCCGACGCCGACTCCGTGTCGGTGTCGAACGAAACCGACCTCGGCGAACAGAATGGTCTCGACCCGGGGAACTACAAACTCGCCGTCGCACCCGGAAACGCGAGCCTCGACGAGAAGTCCGACGTCGCGACACTCTCGCTCTCGGGTTCTGAGACGACCGACCCGGACGCCGGAACCGAGACGACCGCCTCGAGCCAGTACGCCGGACACGTCGCGGATATCGATAACGGCGTCGTGGTCGCACCGGCGGTCAACCAGACGATTACCGGCCAACTCGACCTCGACCCCGGTACCGAGATTCTCGTGACCGCGAAGGGAACGAAAGGCGTCCAGTTCCTCAAGACCCAGCGGACGACCGTCACCGAAGACGGTCGCTTCCGCGCGTCGTTCGACTTCTCCGGCCTACCGAGCGAGGGCCAGAACGAGACCGAGTTCCAAATCGAAATCCGGGCAAACGACGAGGTGCAGCGAGAAGCGACCGGCGTGGTTCGGTCGCCGCCGACCGCCGAGACGACGAAGCAGGCGGTTCGAGACGAGACGACGACGGTGACGACCACCCAAGACGGTAGCATCCCCGGATTCTCGCTGGTCACGGGCCTCCTCGCGTTGGTCGGCGTGGCGCTCGTCGCAGCCCGACGCGCCGCGTAG
- a CDS encoding CDC48 family AAA ATPase, protein MNEVQLEVAKAYPNDSGRGIARLDPDTLLHLKLSPGDIIEIEGGDTTAAKVWRADRQDWNTDTVRIDGFTRQNADVGIGERVEIRKAEAEKADKLVLAPPEEASVQFGSDAAGMVKRQILKRPVVERDIVPVMSSTNHPFMRSPGQAIPLIAVETDPDGVCLITEDTEVELREEPISGFEKTGGGITYEDIGGLENEIQRVREMVELPMKHPQIFKKLGIEPPQGVLLHGPPGTGKTLLAKAVANETSASFFSIAGPEIISKYYGESEQQLREIFEDATEESPSIIFIDELDSIAPKREDVTGEVERRVVAQLLTMMDGLESRGQVIVIAATNRVDSVDPALRRPGRFDREIEIGVPDETGREEILQIHTRGMPLSDDVNLGSLANDTHGFVGADIESLTKEAAMKALRRYLPEIDLDEEDIPPSLIDRMIVKRQDFNGALNEVEPSAMREVLVELPKISWDDVGGLEQAQQEVKESVEWPLSSPEKFQRMGINPPSGVLLYGPPGTGKTLMAKAVANETNANFISVRGPQLLSKWVGESEKAIRQTFRKARQVSPTVIFFDELDSLAPSRSQEMGSNVSERVVNQLLTELDGLEEKGDVMVIGATNRPDMIDPALIRSGRFDRLVMIGQPDKEGREQILKIHTDDTPLSADVSLREIAEITDGYVGSDLESIGREAAIEALREDDDATEVEMRHFRQAMENVRPTITEDLLDYYEQMKDEFKGGSSSPTQGQRSGRIGFQ, encoded by the coding sequence ATGAATGAAGTCCAACTAGAGGTGGCAAAGGCGTACCCGAACGATTCGGGTCGCGGTATCGCCCGTCTCGACCCGGACACGCTGTTGCATCTAAAGCTCAGTCCGGGCGACATCATCGAAATCGAAGGCGGCGACACGACCGCCGCGAAGGTCTGGCGTGCGGACCGTCAAGACTGGAACACCGACACCGTTCGCATCGACGGCTTCACCCGGCAGAACGCCGACGTGGGCATCGGCGAGCGCGTGGAAATCCGGAAGGCCGAGGCCGAGAAGGCCGACAAACTGGTCCTCGCGCCGCCCGAGGAGGCCAGCGTCCAGTTCGGCTCCGACGCGGCCGGGATGGTCAAGCGCCAGATTCTCAAGCGCCCAGTGGTCGAGCGCGACATCGTCCCCGTGATGTCCTCGACCAACCACCCGTTCATGCGGTCGCCCGGTCAGGCGATTCCGCTCATCGCGGTCGAGACCGACCCCGACGGCGTCTGTCTCATCACCGAGGACACCGAAGTCGAGTTGCGCGAAGAGCCGATTTCGGGCTTCGAGAAGACCGGCGGCGGCATCACCTACGAGGACATCGGCGGTCTCGAAAACGAAATCCAGCGCGTCCGGGAGATGGTGGAACTCCCGATGAAGCATCCCCAGATTTTCAAGAAACTGGGCATCGAACCGCCACAAGGCGTCCTGCTCCACGGCCCGCCGGGTACCGGGAAGACGCTGCTCGCCAAGGCAGTGGCCAACGAGACGTCCGCGAGCTTCTTCTCCATCGCGGGTCCCGAAATCATCTCGAAGTACTACGGCGAGTCCGAGCAACAGCTCCGGGAGATATTCGAGGACGCCACCGAGGAGTCGCCCTCCATCATCTTCATCGACGAGTTGGACTCCATCGCCCCGAAGCGCGAGGACGTGACCGGCGAGGTCGAACGCCGGGTGGTCGCCCAGTTGCTGACGATGATGGACGGCCTCGAATCGCGGGGCCAGGTCATCGTCATCGCGGCGACCAACCGCGTGGACTCGGTTGACCCGGCGCTCCGGCGTCCCGGCCGGTTCGACCGCGAGATAGAAATCGGCGTGCCCGACGAGACCGGCCGCGAGGAAATTCTCCAGATTCACACCCGCGGGATGCCCCTCTCGGACGACGTGAACCTCGGGAGCCTCGCCAACGACACCCACGGCTTCGTCGGCGCGGACATCGAGAGCCTGACGAAGGAGGCCGCGATGAAGGCGCTGCGCCGGTACCTCCCCGAAATCGACTTGGACGAGGAGGACATCCCGCCGAGCCTCATCGACCGGATGATAGTCAAGCGCCAGGACTTCAACGGGGCCTTGAACGAGGTCGAACCCTCCGCGATGCGCGAGGTCCTCGTGGAACTCCCGAAGATTTCGTGGGACGACGTGGGCGGTCTCGAACAGGCCCAACAGGAGGTCAAAGAGAGCGTCGAGTGGCCCCTCTCCTCGCCGGAGAAGTTCCAGCGCATGGGTATCAACCCGCCGAGCGGCGTCCTGCTGTACGGCCCGCCCGGCACGGGCAAGACCCTGATGGCGAAGGCGGTGGCCAACGAGACCAACGCCAACTTCATCTCGGTCCGCGGCCCGCAACTGCTCTCGAAGTGGGTCGGCGAGTCCGAGAAGGCCATCCGCCAGACGTTCCGGAAGGCCCGACAGGTCTCCCCGACCGTCATCTTCTTCGACGAGTTGGACAGCCTCGCGCCCTCGCGCAGTCAGGAGATGGGAAGCAACGTCTCCGAGCGCGTGGTCAACCAACTGCTCACGGAACTCGACGGGCTGGAGGAGAAGGGCGACGTGATGGTCATCGGCGCGACCAACCGCCCGGACATGATCGACCCGGCGCTCATCCGCTCGGGCCGGTTCGACCGCCTCGTCATGATCGGCCAGCCGGACAAGGAGGGCCGCGAGCAGATACTGAAGATTCACACCGACGACACGCCGCTGTCGGCCGACGTGAGTCTGCGCGAAATCGCCGAAATCACCGACGGCTACGTGGGTAGCGACCTCGAATCCATCGGGCGCGAGGCCGCCATCGAGGCGCTCCGCGAGGACGACGACGCCACGGAAGTCGAGATGCGCCACTTCCGGCAGGCGATGGAGAACGTCCGCCCGACCATCACCGAGGACCTGTTGGACTACTACGAGCAGATGAAAGACGAGTTCAAGGGCGGCTCGTCCAGCCCGACGCAGGGGCAGCGCAGCGGGCGCATCGGCTTCCAATAA
- a CDS encoding DUF4097 family beta strand repeat-containing protein: MTEDTTRRRVLGLGATGALAALSGCSGATPFVGKRTKDTRTFDAASVDSLSVDGRNGEIRVRPTNADRIRVETVKQSGSVFADLSDVRVEMGVENGELAVKTNRTGGGSWLGGTPSVKIRVRLPAGVSLGRLRTENGTVDVRGVETDATLVTENGRVEARDIDGFVSAESENGSVTVHGVAGIGDVRTENGSVEVEIPAIRSDTTVRSENGSVTAKIAPDLNATLVARTDNGDVNVRLPKFEADLRTETAVQGTLGEGGPELRFATENGSIELTEL, encoded by the coding sequence ATGACCGAAGACACCACGCGCCGTCGCGTCCTCGGATTGGGAGCGACGGGCGCACTCGCGGCTCTCTCGGGGTGTAGCGGCGCGACGCCGTTCGTCGGCAAGCGAACGAAAGACACGCGGACCTTCGACGCCGCGTCGGTCGATTCGCTCTCGGTGGACGGTCGGAACGGCGAGATTCGCGTCCGGCCGACGAACGCCGACCGGATTCGCGTCGAGACCGTCAAGCAGTCCGGGTCGGTGTTCGCCGACCTGAGCGACGTGCGCGTCGAGATGGGCGTCGAGAACGGCGAACTCGCCGTGAAGACGAACCGGACCGGCGGCGGGTCGTGGCTCGGCGGGACGCCCTCCGTGAAGATACGCGTCCGACTCCCGGCAGGCGTGAGCCTCGGGCGACTCCGGACCGAGAACGGGACCGTGGACGTTCGCGGCGTCGAGACCGACGCGACGCTCGTCACCGAGAACGGGCGGGTCGAGGCCCGCGACATCGACGGCTTCGTCTCCGCCGAGAGCGAGAACGGGAGCGTGACGGTCCACGGCGTCGCGGGCATCGGCGACGTGCGCACCGAGAACGGGAGCGTCGAAGTCGAGATTCCGGCGATTCGCAGCGACACGACCGTCCGGAGCGAAAACGGGAGCGTCACCGCGAAAATCGCGCCCGACCTGAACGCGACGCTCGTCGCGCGGACCGATAACGGCGACGTGAACGTGCGACTCCCGAAGTTCGAGGCCGACCTGCGGACCGAGACCGCCGTCCAGGGGACGCTCGGCGAGGGCGGCCCGGAACTCCGGTTCGCCACCGAAAACGGCAGTATCGAACTCACGGAACTCTGA
- a CDS encoding sensor domain-containing protein gives MTTTVRDAATSLVGVPVRAQTYRNLVYLALAFPLGLAYFVGLTLGLSLGVGLAVTWFGIPILLATLAGATLVARVEAELSNRLLGTDVRSRPLDTSGGVVAAAKRLVTARRTWLDAGYLLVKFGLGVVSFAALTTLGSLAGSLLAAPLTYSSNFYVGLRLWNVTGGPFESGRLVVDTLGEAVGVGILGVVVAVASLHALNGLARLSGSITEALLDEESSNATDDVADAN, from the coding sequence ATGACGACTACCGTTCGAGACGCCGCGACGTCGCTCGTGGGCGTCCCCGTTCGCGCACAGACGTATCGCAATCTGGTGTACCTCGCGCTGGCCTTTCCGCTCGGGTTGGCGTACTTCGTGGGGCTGACCCTCGGGCTCTCGCTGGGCGTCGGTCTCGCCGTCACGTGGTTCGGCATCCCGATTCTGCTGGCGACGCTCGCCGGCGCGACGCTGGTGGCGCGGGTCGAAGCCGAACTGAGCAACCGCCTGCTCGGGACCGACGTTCGGAGTCGCCCGCTGGACACCTCCGGGGGCGTCGTCGCGGCGGCCAAACGTCTCGTCACCGCCCGACGGACGTGGCTCGACGCGGGCTACCTCCTCGTCAAGTTCGGACTCGGCGTCGTCTCGTTCGCGGCGCTCACGACGCTGGGGTCGCTGGCCGGGTCGCTGTTGGCCGCGCCGTTGACCTACTCGTCGAACTTCTACGTCGGTCTCCGACTCTGGAACGTCACCGGCGGACCGTTCGAGTCGGGCCGACTCGTCGTGGATACGCTCGGCGAAGCGGTCGGCGTCGGCATTCTCGGCGTCGTGGTCGCGGTCGCGTCGCTCCACGCCCTGAACGGCCTCGCGCGACTCTCCGGTTCGATTACCGAGGCACTCCTCGACGAAGAGTCGTCGAACGCGACCGACGACGTGGCCGACGCGAACTGA
- a CDS encoding DUF7521 family protein: MNPDVTITTLAAALPAVLGLFVSYQAYRGYRRHGSATMGLLAVGIACFTAIPFAVQSLVAPTLAWSDALTLLAVVSTYNVGLAAILWSLRGDD, from the coding sequence ATGAACCCTGACGTCACCATCACCACGCTGGCGGCGGCACTCCCGGCAGTCCTCGGCCTGTTCGTCTCGTATCAGGCCTACCGGGGGTACCGCCGCCACGGGAGCGCGACGATGGGCCTGCTCGCGGTCGGCATCGCGTGTTTCACCGCGATTCCGTTCGCCGTGCAGTCGCTGGTCGCGCCGACGCTGGCGTGGTCGGACGCGCTGACCCTGCTGGCGGTCGTCTCGACGTACAACGTCGGGCTCGCGGCGATTCTCTGGTCGCTCCGAGGCGACGATTAG
- a CDS encoding DUF7521 family protein translates to MMLGVVLQTAVGGSRLVVLLALAGLLLAAVLSLVVVYELFEGYRRNGTGPMLVLAVGLALLVTGPIFLRLAFANLVDVSPAARSLATTASELLGLAAILYAIYEP, encoded by the coding sequence ATGATGCTCGGCGTCGTCCTCCAGACGGCCGTCGGCGGGTCCCGACTCGTCGTCCTGCTGGCGCTCGCGGGACTCCTGCTCGCGGCGGTGCTGTCGCTGGTCGTGGTGTACGAACTCTTCGAAGGCTACCGCCGGAACGGGACCGGTCCGATGTTGGTCCTCGCGGTCGGTCTCGCGTTGCTGGTGACCGGTCCCATCTTCCTGCGCCTCGCGTTCGCCAACCTCGTGGACGTATCGCCCGCGGCGCGGTCGCTCGCCACGACCGCCTCCGAACTGCTCGGCCTCGCGGCCATCCTGTACGCAATCTATGAACCCTGA
- a CDS encoding ArsR/SmtB family transcription factor: MFELLDDEYARAILAATYREPKSAESLAEICDASPSTIYRRVERLEDQRLLDAEQRLDPDGHHYEVYGACLQRVTVELTEDGIDIDVDRDEDAVDRFTRLYEGFK; encoded by the coding sequence ATGTTCGAGTTGCTCGACGACGAGTACGCTCGCGCCATCCTCGCGGCGACCTACCGAGAGCCGAAGTCGGCCGAGTCGCTCGCGGAAATCTGCGACGCCTCGCCTTCGACCATCTACCGGCGAGTCGAGCGCCTCGAAGACCAGCGCCTGCTCGACGCCGAGCAGCGTCTCGACCCGGACGGTCACCACTACGAGGTGTACGGCGCGTGCCTCCAGCGAGTCACGGTCGAGTTGACCGAGGACGGCATCGACATCGACGTGGACCGCGACGAGGACGCGGTAGACCGCTTCACCAGACTCTACGAGGGGTTCAAATGA
- a CDS encoding sensor domain-containing protein — protein MATDHSTSPSASRLWGVFGVPFRLQTYRNLLYLVLSFPLGLAYFVFLSVGLSLGVGLAITVVGIPILLAVLAISTGLAGVEREIATLLLGVEVESPGWVVTEEGTITERTKRLVTDLGTWKALAYLGTKLVVGVAAFVTVTTLLVTAVSMLAVPLVYDQPGVYVGVVTDAPIRLHPSLYVVWRNLLVGVETVVSIGSWQVRTLPAALGVAGFGVLLGVASLHLLNGLARFSAWYTKLMLGANGELPSLR, from the coding sequence ATGGCGACCGACCACTCCACCAGCCCGTCTGCCAGCCGCCTCTGGGGCGTCTTCGGCGTCCCGTTCAGGCTCCAGACCTACCGGAATCTCCTGTATCTGGTCCTATCGTTCCCGCTCGGGCTGGCGTACTTCGTCTTCCTGTCGGTCGGGCTCTCGCTGGGCGTCGGCCTCGCCATCACCGTCGTCGGCATCCCGATTCTGCTGGCGGTGCTGGCCATCTCGACCGGGCTCGCCGGCGTCGAGCGCGAGATAGCGACGCTCCTGCTCGGCGTCGAAGTCGAGTCGCCGGGGTGGGTCGTGACCGAGGAGGGGACGATCACCGAGCGCACGAAGCGGCTCGTCACCGACCTCGGGACGTGGAAGGCGCTGGCCTACCTCGGGACGAAACTGGTCGTCGGCGTCGCCGCGTTCGTGACCGTCACGACGCTGCTCGTGACCGCCGTGAGCATGCTCGCGGTCCCGCTGGTCTACGACCAACCCGGCGTCTACGTCGGCGTCGTGACCGACGCGCCGATTCGACTCCACCCCTCGCTGTACGTCGTCTGGCGGAACCTGCTTGTGGGCGTCGAGACGGTCGTCAGCATCGGTTCGTGGCAGGTCCGGACCCTCCCGGCCGCCCTCGGCGTGGCCGGGTTCGGCGTCCTGCTCGGGGTCGCGTCGCTCCACCTGCTCAACGGTCTCGCGCGCTTCTCGGCGTGGTACACCAAGCTAATGCTCGGCGCGAACGGTGAGTTGCCGTCGCTGCGATAA